In Mycobacterium sp. ITM-2016-00317, the genomic window TCTGTCGACCGGTGCTGCCTCGGCTCTGATCAGCGTGCTGGGCGCGACGGTCATGGTGAGCACCGGATCTGCGGCGGTGGGAATCGCCGTATGTCTGCTGCTGGGTCTGGTGTTCGGCCTCGTCAACGGTGCGGTGGTGACGTTCCTGGAAGTGCCGTCGTTCATCGCCACGCTCGGCACGATGATCATCAGTTCGGCGATCGCGCTGGCGCTGACCAACGGTGGCGTGGTCACCGGTCTGCCCGAGGGATTCCGCTCGCTGTCCACCCTGCGGGTGGCCGGGCTGCCCGTGCTGGTGTGGATCACCGCGGCGGTGTTCTTCGTGCTGTGGTGGCTGCAGCGGCAGACGGTGTTCGGCTACCAGGTACTGGCCGTCGGCGGTAACCGCGAAGCCGCTCGCCTGTCGGGCATCTCGATTCCCCGCGTCACCATGCTGGTGTTCCTGATCTCCGGGCTCACCGCCGCGCTGGCCGGTATGGCACTGCTGATTCGCGTCCAGTCCGGCCAGCCCAACGCCAACGCCACGTTGGCGCTGGAAGCCATCGCGGCGGTCGTCGTCGGTGGGACCAGTCTCACCGGCGGGCGCGGCTCGATCGTGCGCACCCTGTGGGGTGTGCTGCTCATCGCGGTGTTGCGTAACGGCCTCGACATCAGCGGTATCAGCGAGGACTTCAAGAACATCGTCATCGGTGCGGTGCTCATACTGGCTGCCTCCGCGGATTTCCTGCGCAGGCGGCTCGTGCGCTCGCGACGTGAGGGCTCTGCCGTCGAACCCGGCGGCGTGGGCACCATCTCGCTGGCCACCGATGCCGAGAAGACCGACAGCGGCGCCTCAGCACCCGAAACCACCGATCCCAAGCCGTCCCAAGGGCCGGCACGCAACTCCGTTCCACACCCCTAGCGCACCCGCACCACCTCACCCATCCGAGAAGCGAGGATTCCTCATGTCCATGTCATCCCTGTCGAAGGCGGCAACCCTCGTCGCCACCGGCGCCTTGTTCGTCAGCCTGACCGCCTGCTCGCAGGACACCGGTGCCCAGGGCGGCGCCACCGAGACCGTTGCCGCCGACCAGCCGTTGCGGCTGGCGATGAACGTCTACTCGCGCACCCTGCCCTACTTCCAGGACATGATCCGCGGAGTCCAGGACCAGGCCGAGGAGGACGGCCACACGACCGTCGACGTCACCTACGGCGAGACCAACCCTCAGCAGCAGTACGACCAACTCGAGAACGCCCTGAGCACCTCACCGAACGGCATGCTCATCGTGCCCGTCGATCCGGGGGCTTTGCTGCCCGTCATTCAGCAGGCATCGACCAGCGGGGTACCGGTGGTCACCCTCGCCAACGACATCGACGCGGCCGGCCACCAGTCCCAACTGGCCCACGCCGGCCAGGAATACGTGGAGATCGGCCGCCGCAAGGCGCAGTACATCGTCGACGCGCTGGGCGGCCAAGGCACAGTTGGCTATGTCCACGGCATCCGCGGTCTGACGTTCAGCGAACTGCAGTCCAAGGGAGCGATGGAGGTGTTCGAAGCGAACCCTGGCATCACTGTCGTCGACGGACCCTATGCCGGCGAGTTCAGTTCGGACGCCGGCCTGACCGCCACCGAGAACGTCCTGACCGCCAATCCGAATCTCGACGCGCTGTACTACGACAACGACGACATCGCGCTGGGCGGGATCATGGCGGTCCAGCAGCGTGGCCGGGCGATGGACGACATCGTGATCATCGGGACCGACGGCGGCGAGCCGGCACTGCAGGCCGTCGAGTCCGGGACACTGGACATGACGATCAGCCTTTGCGGCTACGCGACCGGGCGCGCCGGCGCGTCGGCGCTGATCGCCAATCTGCGTGACGGGTCGAAGCCCGAGAACAGGTTCATCGAGGTCGCGGGTCTCGAGATCACGCGCGACAACCTCACCGACGCACGCGCCAAGATGGCCAGCGGCGACTGCTGACCGGCAGCGCCGACGACCCGCCATGACCTCACACTCGTCCGCCACCGGGAGTTTCACCCGGCTCGAGCGCTCGTCCGTCTTCTCCGAGCGCGTCTTCGCCGACGAGATGGCGCACGTGTTCGCGAGCTCGTGGCTGTTCGTCGGCCACGAGAGCGAGATTTCAGCCCCCGGCGACTATGTGACCCGGCGCATGGGTGACGACGAAGTCATCCTGTGCCGGGGCACCACCGGCGTGGTGAACGTACTCCTCAACGCCTGCGCCCACCGCGGAACCCAGCTCTGCCGCAGCGACAGCGGCAACGCCCCGCGGTTCACCTGCATGTACCACGGCTGGGTGTACGACATCGACGGAAAGCTCAGGGGCCTGCGCAACCGGCGGTTGTACCCGGCCGACGTCGACCGGGCGCAGCACGGGCTGAGCAGGGCGCGGGTGGCCACCTATCGTGGACTGGTGTTCGCCACCTGGGCTGCCGAGGCTGCGGAGTTCACCGACTGGCTCGGCGACATGTCCTTCTATCTCGACGCGCTGCTGGGCAAGGCGGTCAACGGCTGGGAGGTGATGGGCGCGCCCCTGCGGTGGCGGACCCGTTGCAACTGGAAGCTGTCGGTGGAGAACTTCGCCATGGACAGCCTGCATTTGGACACGTTGCACGCCAACCCGATCAAACTCGGTGTCTTCGGCGCCGGCGAACTCAAACCGACGTCCTACACCGTGGTCGCCGACGGGGGACACGGCCTGGCGGCGACCAAACTACCGATCGCAGAAACGCAGCACTATCCGGGCTATCCCGACGAACTCCTGGCCCAGTTCCACGCGCACGGGACCCAGGCGCAGCGGTGGTTCGTCAGCAACAATGTTGTGTGCAAGGGCAATCTGTTCCCCAACTTCAGCTTCATCGAACTCGTGCACGACACCACCGGCGACCCGGATGCGCCGCCCACCTCGGGATTCATGTTGCGCCAGGCGCACCCGCTGGGGCCCACCAGCTCCGAGATCTGGATGTGGATCCTGGTGCCGCGGGACGCCTCCGAGCAGTGGAAACGGTGGTCGCAGGAGTCGTTGGTGCGTACGCTCGGAGTGAGTGGCACTTTTGAACCCGACGATCTGGCCAACGGAGCGTCGGTGACGTCGGTCAACACCGGAACGCGCGCCGGTGCCAATGATTTCCTGTTCCTCGGCGGTGCGCACCTCGAATCCAGCGCGACCGTCGAAGGGCACCGCCTCCCGGGCCGGGTCTACGTGGCGCCGCTGAACACCGAGGTGCTCCAACGCGCGTTTCTCGCCGAGTGGGCCGCCCGGCTGGCTGACCACAAGGAGCAGGTCCAATGAGTCCGACGGTGCCCGAAGTCGACACGGCGAACCAACTCGCCCGCATCGAGGCCGCCTATACCCGCGAAGCCGCCCAGCTCGACGCCCACGACATCGCCGGCTGGGCGCGGTGGCTGCATCCAGATTTCCGCTACGAAGTGCCGATCCCGGTAACCCGGGACGGGGCCCGCGACCGCGACTACACTGATCGCGGCCTGTTCGCCGTGGAGACCAGGCACACCATCGACCTCTGGGTCAAGCGGGTCTCCGAGGACTTCATCGCCACCGCCTACGCCGAGAACCTCCCAACGCGCACAAGGCATTTCGTGACCAACACCCGCATTCTCCGCAGCGCCGACACCGACCTGCTGGTGTCGGCCAACGTCCTGCTGAGCTGGAACCACCGAGGCGACCCCCCTACCTTCGCCACTGCCGAGCGGGTAGATACCCTCGTCGACGACGGTGTGGGCCTGATGCTGCGCAGTCGCCGGGTACTGCTCGACTGCGACGTAGTGCATTTGCACCACCTGCGCGTCATTTTCTAGAGCAGCTTCCAGACCAAGGGCATGGTCGACCCGGCACCTTCGTCGTCAGGTGGGGCCGCCGCGTACAGCCGGGGTTGCTCGAACGGGCGGACTGGCCACCCCGGGCCGGTTCTCCGCACAGACGGTGTTGCTCTCCATCGCTTGTGGACGCCGGATTTGCACGCGCGTCCTCATCGGACGGCGAACGCCCGAAGATATGTGCGGCCCGCACACCAAGAGCCCACCGCGTTGACTCATCAAAAATGCGCGCGAAAGGGTGATTCGTTGCCTCGCTGAAAATGCGCGCGTAGGCCAAGTGGATGGGGTTGACATTGGCTCAGCGCAGAGCAATCACCGAGACCACCGCGACTCGCTACCAGGGGGCGAGTAAGCGCGATAAGGGTCTGATCCTCGATGAGTTGTGTGCCAACACCGGCTGGCATCGCAGCCATGCCCGTAAGGCCCTCAAAGCCGCACTGGCGCCCACCGTCATTACCCTGCGCGGTCCTCGACCGGTGCACTACGGAACCGAGGTCATCGCTGCGCTGACGGTCTGCTGGACGGTGTTGGGCATGCCCGCCGGCAAACGGCTGGCACCGATGCTCGCCGAGTTGGTGGCCGTCCTGCGTCACTTCCGGGAGCTGGTCATCAGCGACGAGACCGCGGCACTGCTGGTGTCGATGTCGGCAGCCACCATCGATCGCCGCCTGGCCGATGAGCGGGCCAGATGCAAGATCAGGGGGCGCGTGGGCACCAAGCCGGGGTCACTGCTCAAAAGCCAGATCGCCGTGCGTACCTGGGCCCAATGGGATGACGTGGTGCCCGGCTTCGTCGAGATCGATACGGTATTCCACGACGGCGGCCTCCGCGGTGGGGGTCATGCCTTCACGCTGACGGTCACCGACATCGCCACCGGCTGGACCGAGAGCCGTTCAATGCCCGACAGGATGGCCAAACACATACTGGCTGCACTCAATCACGTCGCCGCGGCGATGCCGTTCCCCATTCTCGGCGTGGACTCCGACAACGGATCAGAGTTCATCAACGACGACCTGCTGGCATGGTGCCAAGACCGCCGCATCACGTTCACCCGGTCACGGCCGGGCAACAAGAACGACGGCTGTCACGTCGAGCAGAAGAACTGGGCGGTGGTCCGCACGGTGGTGGGCTACTACCGCTATGACACCGCGTCAGAGCTGTTGCTACTCAACGAGATCTGGCAGCTGCAGTCGAAGCTAACCAACTACTTCCACCCCCAACAAAAATTGATCTCCAAAGTCCGCACAGGCGCCAAAGTGTCCAGGAAACACGACAAGGCCACCACCCCGTTTCACCGTGCGATCAACCACCCGAGCATGACCGTGGACCGCATCGTGGCACTCAAACGGACCTACTCGCTAATCAATCCGGCCGCTACCCGACGCCAGATCCAGGCGTTGACCACCCAGCTCTTTACTCTGGCCACCAGCAAAGCCCCAGGCAACGCACCCGCTCCAGTCACCAAGCGCGCACGCTCACGTGAGGCAACGAAGCACCCTTCGCGCGCATCTTGACATGAGGCAACTGGCCACATGATGTCCGCTTGGCCTAACTGGACGACCTCGCCAACCGCCAACCGCCAACCGCCGAACGGTCGATGCCGTGCTGCACTGCGCAGGATCTTCGGAATCCCTTGGGCTGGCCGCGTCGACCCTCGCGATCGAGGGCGCCCTCTCACAGGTGGGCCTCATGAGAACGACAGTGGAACTCCCACTGTTTCCCTTCGTCCGTGTCGAGCGGTCCTAGTTCGGGTCGTTGTGGGGAAACCGTGCCGATCTGCAGGAGACGCTCACTCGCACCGGCGAAGGGAAGACCAAACGCAATTTGGCGACAACGAAGTTCGACGACGTAAACGACACTCTCGAAGCGCTGGTCCGCGGCGATATCGGCGGGGCGCGCGGTCGTCATGTTCGTTGATCCTGTTGTGCGGCGGGCTGAGTGATCGCAATTCTCACCGGCGATCGCCGGCAAAGCCGCGAAGCGCTGCTCCAAGCCGTGGCTAGTGGCGTAGCACCAGCCGTGGACGATCAGCCTTTCGGCAGCGCACTATCGGACAGTCGCGGGCTGCCCGGCGAGACTCGCCTTCGTCTCCACCCCGACCGGCTCCAGGACCGGATCGGCTCCCGTCGTGCTTGACCTGGCTCTCCTCATGCCGTTTCGTGCGTGAAAAGAGAGGACGACAGCTATTCCGGACAAGACCTCCTGCGTCCTGCGCCGAGGCAGAGCGCGACCCGGGGCCACGTTCGCCGCGGCGGACACGGGCACGAAAAAACCGGCTCCCAGCGGGAGCCGGTTCATCGATACCTGGTGAAGAGAAACCAGGTAGGAGGGACGGTGCCGCCTGCGCCTCTCGGCGAGTGGTCGCTCGAAGCGACTTTCTTGTTTGGGGCCCGGGGCATGCCCGGCACCGTCGAATCATGTAACGGGCACCGGTGCCGGAGTATTCCGGGGCCGAGTACTCACGCACTCTCGGCGTAATACACCCGGCGCTCGCCGACGCTGTAGCCGTTCTGCTCGGCCAGGGACTTGAGCTGGCGCAGTGCGAAGGTGCGGCCGCGCCCACCCTCGGGGACGTAGATCCCGGCCCACAGCCCCTCCGCCCGGGGCGACTCGCACGCCTCGCGCGCGCACAGCCACCGCCGGGGGCAGGACCGGCAGATCGCCTTGGCCTCGTCGTCGGCGGTGGTGGTCCACCGCTCGGGGTCCCGCGTGCACTCGCCGACCGGGGTGTCGTCCCAGGACTTTGCATTCATCGTCGTACTCCTCTGCGCCTGGCGGCGGTCTCGCCGCGATGGAGCACAACGTAACCGACGAACCGTAGCAGTGCAACGGTTAGCGCATCGGTTCCGCGTGCGGAGCATCCGCCAGTGGCTGGATAAGCGCGGTTAACCTGGAATTTTGGCGCATTCTGCCGCCGTGACAGCTGTATGACATTCCGTTGCATTGATGCGGTATAGACCGTCGATCTGGGGTAGTTTGGACGGTGCCCGGCGCAGGCCGGGACAGTTGCTACATTGCTCGGTACGAATGCGCGCCGTGACCAGACAGCTGAGGAACCCCGGTTGATGACGAACGCCGAGTCGGTCGACGAGTCGGCCTGCGCGCCGGATCCCGGCATGGTCCGGGCGGGCGCCGCGGCGGCCGCCCGTCGGCGTGAACTCAACATCAGCCAGCGCAGCCTCGCCGCCGACGGGATCATCAACGCGGGCGCCCTGATCGCGTTCGAGAAGGGCCGGAGCTGGCCACGGGAGCGGACCAGGGCGCGGCTGGAAGAGATTCTGCAGTGGCCTCCCGGCACCATCGCCCGGATACGCAACGGGGATTCGGTCCGGCCGGACCCGTCGTCTGAGCCTCCCGCCGCCGGCAGTGACGAGGTGTCGCTGATCGCGCAGGCGGTGATCACCGCGGTGCATGCGTTCAGCGCCACGGTGGCCGCGCTCCCGCCGGTCGACGACAGCACCTTCGTCCCCCGGGTCAGCGCGATCCTGACGGACCTGCGCCAACTCGACGCCGTGGCCTCCCGCGCGGCACGCATCGGCCGGGTGACCCCGGCACTGATCAAGGCGCTCAGCACCGTGCGCGGCCTCTACGACGACCTCATGCTGCGGGCGGCCCGGGCGCCCCAGGCCACGATGGGGCAGCGACTCTACGCCGCGCGGCGCGCCGCCAACCTCACCATCGCCGAAATCG contains:
- a CDS encoding aromatic-ring-hydroxylating dioxygenase subunit beta codes for the protein MSPTVPEVDTANQLARIEAAYTREAAQLDAHDIAGWARWLHPDFRYEVPIPVTRDGARDRDYTDRGLFAVETRHTIDLWVKRVSEDFIATAYAENLPTRTRHFVTNTRILRSADTDLLVSANVLLSWNHRGDPPTFATAERVDTLVDDGVGLMLRSRRVLLDCDVVHLHHLRVIF
- a CDS encoding helix-turn-helix transcriptional regulator, whose protein sequence is MTNAESVDESACAPDPGMVRAGAAAAARRRELNISQRSLAADGIINAGALIAFEKGRSWPRERTRARLEEILQWPPGTIARIRNGDSVRPDPSSEPPAAGSDEVSLIAQAVITAVHAFSATVAALPPVDDSTFVPRVSAILTDLRQLDAVASRAARIGRVTPALIKALSTVRGLYDDLMLRAARAPQATMGQRLYAARRAANLTIAEIAQAAGVSERSIEQAEADEPLPATELSAIEQLVSQIA
- a CDS encoding aromatic ring-hydroxylating dioxygenase subunit alpha, which translates into the protein MTSHSSATGSFTRLERSSVFSERVFADEMAHVFASSWLFVGHESEISAPGDYVTRRMGDDEVILCRGTTGVVNVLLNACAHRGTQLCRSDSGNAPRFTCMYHGWVYDIDGKLRGLRNRRLYPADVDRAQHGLSRARVATYRGLVFATWAAEAAEFTDWLGDMSFYLDALLGKAVNGWEVMGAPLRWRTRCNWKLSVENFAMDSLHLDTLHANPIKLGVFGAGELKPTSYTVVADGGHGLAATKLPIAETQHYPGYPDELLAQFHAHGTQAQRWFVSNNVVCKGNLFPNFSFIELVHDTTGDPDAPPTSGFMLRQAHPLGPTSSEIWMWILVPRDASEQWKRWSQESLVRTLGVSGTFEPDDLANGASVTSVNTGTRAGANDFLFLGGAHLESSATVEGHRLPGRVYVAPLNTEVLQRAFLAEWAARLADHKEQVQ
- a CDS encoding ABC transporter permease yields the protein MTTSTAGTERKGPPDVRPTRVIGELFDKAFVPAVLVLLVLYLGFTNDAFLSRMNVTNILTQASILAIVAFGATFVIMAGQLDLSTGAASALISVLGATVMVSTGSAAVGIAVCLLLGLVFGLVNGAVVTFLEVPSFIATLGTMIISSAIALALTNGGVVTGLPEGFRSLSTLRVAGLPVLVWITAAVFFVLWWLQRQTVFGYQVLAVGGNREAARLSGISIPRVTMLVFLISGLTAALAGMALLIRVQSGQPNANATLALEAIAAVVVGGTSLTGGRGSIVRTLWGVLLIAVLRNGLDISGISEDFKNIVIGAVLILAASADFLRRRLVRSRREGSAVEPGGVGTISLATDAEKTDSGASAPETTDPKPSQGPARNSVPHP
- a CDS encoding sugar ABC transporter substrate-binding protein yields the protein MSMSSLSKAATLVATGALFVSLTACSQDTGAQGGATETVAADQPLRLAMNVYSRTLPYFQDMIRGVQDQAEEDGHTTVDVTYGETNPQQQYDQLENALSTSPNGMLIVPVDPGALLPVIQQASTSGVPVVTLANDIDAAGHQSQLAHAGQEYVEIGRRKAQYIVDALGGQGTVGYVHGIRGLTFSELQSKGAMEVFEANPGITVVDGPYAGEFSSDAGLTATENVLTANPNLDALYYDNDDIALGGIMAVQQRGRAMDDIVIIGTDGGEPALQAVESGTLDMTISLCGYATGRAGASALIANLRDGSKPENRFIEVAGLEITRDNLTDARAKMASGDC
- a CDS encoding WhiB family transcriptional regulator, which translates into the protein MNAKSWDDTPVGECTRDPERWTTTADDEAKAICRSCPRRWLCAREACESPRAEGLWAGIYVPEGGRGRTFALRQLKSLAEQNGYSVGERRVYYAESA
- a CDS encoding transposase family protein; the encoded protein is MGLTLAQRRAITETTATRYQGASKRDKGLILDELCANTGWHRSHARKALKAALAPTVITLRGPRPVHYGTEVIAALTVCWTVLGMPAGKRLAPMLAELVAVLRHFRELVISDETAALLVSMSAATIDRRLADERARCKIRGRVGTKPGSLLKSQIAVRTWAQWDDVVPGFVEIDTVFHDGGLRGGGHAFTLTVTDIATGWTESRSMPDRMAKHILAALNHVAAAMPFPILGVDSDNGSEFINDDLLAWCQDRRITFTRSRPGNKNDGCHVEQKNWAVVRTVVGYYRYDTASELLLLNEIWQLQSKLTNYFHPQQKLISKVRTGAKVSRKHDKATTPFHRAINHPSMTVDRIVALKRTYSLINPAATRRQIQALTTQLFTLATSKAPGNAPAPVTKRARSREATKHPSRAS